The Oryzias latipes chromosome 1, ASM223467v1 genome contains a region encoding:
- the rps3a gene encoding 40S ribosomal protein S3a: MAVGKNKRLTKGGKKGAKKKIVDPFSKKDWYDVKAPAMFNIRNLGKTLVTRTQGTKIASDGLKGRVFEVSLADLQNDEVAFRKFKLITEDVQGKNCLTNFHGMDLTRDKMCSMVKKWQTMIEAHVDVKTTDGYLLRLFCVGFTKKRNNQVRKTSYAQHQQVRQIRKKMMEIMTREVQTNDLKEVVNKLIPDSVGKDIEKACQSIYPLHDVYVRKVKMLKKPKFELGKLMELHGEGGAGGAAKASGDDTGAKVERADGYEPPIQETV; this comes from the exons ATGGCAGTCGGCAAGAATAAGAGACTGACCAAAGGCGGTAAAAAGGGTGCCAAAAAGAAGAT cgTGGACCCTTTCTCCAAGAAGGACTGGTACGATGTCAAGGCACCAGCCATGTTCAATATCCGCAATCTTGGCAAGACCTTGGTTACCAGGACCCAAGGAACCA AAATTGCCTCCGACGGTCTGAAGGGACGTGTGTTCGAGGTGAGCCTTGCTGATCTGCAGAACGACGAGGTCGCCTTCCGCAAGTTTAAGCTCATCACCGAGGATGTTCAGGGCAAAAACTGCCTCACCAACTTCCACGGCATGGACCTGACCCGGGACAAGATGTGCTCCATGGTTAAGAAGTGGCAG ACCATGATTGAAGCCCACGTGGACGTGAAGACCACTGACGGATACCTGCTGCGCCTGTTCTGTGTTGGTTTCACAAAGAAGCGCAACAACCAGGTCAGAAAGACCTCATACGCCCAGCATCAGCAGGTCCGCCAGATCCGCAAGAAGATGATGGAGATCATGACCCGTGAGGTTCAAACGAACGACCTGAAGGAAGTGGTCAACAAGCT GATCCCTGACAGCGTTGGTAAGGACATTGAAAAGGCCTGCCAGTCCATCTACCCCCTACATGACGTCTACGTCCGCAAGGTCAAAATGCTGAAGAAGCCCAAGTTTGAGT TGGGCAAACTGATGGAGCTGCATGGAGAGGGTGGTGCAGGCGGTGCTGCAAAGGCATCTGGTGACGACACTGGAGCCAAGGTGGAGAGGGCCGATGGCTATGAGCCCCCCATCCAGGAGACCGTCTAG
- the sh3d19 gene encoding SH3 domain-containing protein 19 → MSDPFSQRNIRSKIQAFEGQNGTEGGNESARPNPLARRATTKPPVAAKPSLPFRSMDDSQNIPATPNPKPAPKAMPLRKPVGMSVREQLEALHSNGSIQQQPIYALPARASRHEEEPSPTPPVPPVKPFKQPLKPNLNINNHNSVSMSRESDLVDGTSNNVHMKSQYNVDINGSFLPRQSTTRRPTTIRVPSKMPSISDNIQDDPPPALPFRKPIGSSNILQDYTKPAVSSQCSMGPGPTLPPRKPSMNKPLPPRPPSGKVGPGRPPPPKFGATNRAPSISLQPPPKHQEIKPNKTEMVLPPRPRPGHCLYNKYILELPHAIAALDYDGCNIGELSFEKDEVLLLLEKVNNNEYLCQAGEVIGRVHKSNLKIITPLESYSSPVYDDVPAASGGDLCGLTVKAIYDFQPQNPEELSLRAGDVVTGVEQADDQWYRGTCRGSTGFFPINYAEVLSNSPVPEKKEKPSLASISGPRCVARFDFEGEHSDELTFFEGDVIQLQKYVGEEWAQGQIGASIGIFPLNFVEVVEDLPPPPTQQLNQMFVPGISAAAAAAAAPPNIQAEPAKPAKTSKPNEWAVALHDYAAKTSSDLSFRQGDRILMTKHLDEKWSCGKLNGREGMFPRIYVQTVIEEQPTIDLRSKAAGGMRARALYDFRSDCDEELSIQFGDILTNVESVDEEWFLADLRGKRALVPKNYVQVLQ, encoded by the exons ATGAGCGACCCCTTCAGTCAGCGCAACATCCGTTCTAAAATCCAGGCCTTTGAGGGCCAGAATGGAACAGAGGGAGGAAATGAGTCGGCCAGACCAAACCCATTGGCCAGGAGGGCTACCACCAAACCCCCAGTTGCGGCCAAGCCTTCACTGCCTTTTAGAAGTATGGATGACAGTCAAAACATACCAGCAACTCCAAACCCGAAACCAGCCCCCAAAGCTATGCCTCTTAGAAAACCAGTGGGAATGTCTGTGAGGGAACAGCTGGAGGCTTTGCACAGCAATGGCAGCATCCAACAGCAACCCATCTACGCTTTGCCGGCGAGAGCTAGTAGGCATGAGGAGGAACCATCACCAACTCCACCTGTACCTCCAGTGAAGCCTTTCAAGCAACCCCTCAAACCCAACCTGAATATAAACAACCACAACTCAGTCTCTATGAGCAGAGAGAGTGACCTCGTTGACGGTACATCAA ataatgtCCACATGAAATCTCAATACAATGTGGACATCAATGGAAGTTTTCTACCCAGACAAAGTACAACAAGGAGACCAACTACCATTAGAGTCCCCAGCAAAATGCCGTCAA taTCCGATAACATTCAGGACgatcctcctcctgctctcccTTTTCGGAAGCCAATAGGCTCTTCAAACATTCTACAGGACTACACCAAACCGGCTGTGTCCTCGCAG TGTTCTATGGGGCCGGGACCGACCCTACCCCCTCG GAAACCCAGCATGAACAAACCACTCCCACCACGTCCTCCTTCAGGCAAAGTAGGCCCTGGAAGACCTCCGCCCCCTAAGTTTGGTGCAACCAATCGTGCTCCATCGATATCACTGCAACCCCCGCCCAAACACCAGGAAATAAAGCCCAACAAAACAGAGATGGTCTTACCACCAAGGCCCAGGCCAGGCCACTGTCTGTACAATAAATATATA CTTGAACTCCCACATGCGATCGCAGCTCTGGACTACGATGGGTGTAACATCGGGGAGCTTTCGTTTGAG AAAGATGAAGTGCTTCTGTTACTAGAAAAAGTCAACAACAATGAATATCTGTGCCAAGCTGGAGAGGTCATAGGCAGAGTCCACAAGTCTAATTTGAAAATTATAACTCCTCTGGAATCTTACTCTTCTCCAGTATAT GATGACGTCCCAGCTGCTTCTGGTGGAGATTTATGTGGGCTTACAGTAAAAGCTATCTACGACTTCCAGCCGC agaaTCCAGAAGAGCTGAGTCTCAGAGCAGGAGATGTTGTGACAGGGGTGGAGCAGGCCGACGATCAGTGGTACAGAGGCACATGCAGAGGATCCACAGGTTTCTTTCCAATTAATTATGCTGAAGTTCTG TCAAATTCACCTGTCCCTGAAAAGAAAGAGAAGCCTTCGCTTGCATCAATCAG TGGTCCGAGGTGCGTGGCGAGGTTCGACTTTGAGGGGGAGCACAGCGATGAGCTGACCTTCTTTGAGGGGGATGTGATCCAGCTACAGAAGTATGTGGGGGAGGAGTGGGCGCAAGGGCAGATCGGCGCCTCGATCGGCATTTTCCCTTTGAACTTTGTGGAGGTCGTTGAAGATCTGCCGCCGCCTCCAACCCAGCAGTTGAACCAAATGTTTGTTCCAG gtatttctgctgctgctgccgccgccgccgcccctCCCAACATACAAGCTGAGCCTGCCAAACCTGCTAAG ACTTCCAAACCTAACGAATGGGCAGTGGCCTTGCATGATTATGCAGCAAAGACTTCCAGCGACCTGTCGTTTCGCCAAGGTGACCGCATCCTCATGACCAAGCACTTGGATGAAAAGTGGAGTTGTGGCAAACTGAATGGCAGAGAGGGCATGTTCCCCCGGATTTATGTTCAGACCGTAATAG AAGAACAGCCCACTATTGACCTGAGAAGTAAAGCTGCTGGTGGAATGAGAGCAAGAGCTTTATATGACTTTAGATCAGACTGTGATGAAGAACTCTCAATTCag TTTGGTGATATCTTGACCAACGTGGAGTCTGTTGATGAAGAATGGTTTCTGGCAGACTTGAGAGGAAAAAGAGCTCTGGTCCCTAAAAACTATGTCCAAGTGTTACAATGA